One Tolypothrix bouteillei VB521301 DNA window includes the following coding sequences:
- the proC gene encoding pyrroline-5-carboxylate reductase, with the protein MTTKFGLIGGGVMGEALLSRLIARKIYQPSEVIVSEPQPSRQVFLQEEYGVTLTPDNRLVFTQATEVLFLAVKPQVFSAIAQELADVIPTGSKPLVISILAGVTLGQLEAAFPHIPVIRAMPNTPATVGAGMTAICMGAYTKAHHQEIAKKLFSAVGEVVEVSESLMDAVTGLSGSGPAYVALMVEALADGGVFSGLPRAIANQLALQTVLGTAKLLHETKIHPAELKDRVTSPGGTTIAGIAQLEQASFRSALIQAVKAATARSQELGRG; encoded by the coding sequence ATGACAACTAAATTTGGCTTAATAGGCGGCGGGGTAATGGGAGAAGCGCTGTTATCCCGTCTTATTGCTCGTAAAATATACCAGCCATCAGAAGTTATAGTTAGCGAACCGCAGCCCTCCCGGCAAGTTTTCTTACAGGAGGAGTACGGCGTGACTTTAACACCAGATAATCGTTTGGTGTTTACACAAGCAACAGAAGTCCTATTTCTGGCAGTTAAGCCCCAGGTATTTAGCGCGATCGCTCAAGAATTAGCAGATGTCATACCCACAGGTTCAAAACCTTTAGTCATTTCCATATTGGCAGGTGTGACTCTCGGTCAATTAGAAGCAGCTTTTCCTCACATACCCGTCATTCGGGCAATGCCAAACACCCCTGCGACTGTAGGGGCGGGAATGACGGCAATATGTATGGGGGCATATACCAAGGCACATCACCAAGAAATAGCAAAGAAACTTTTTTCGGCAGTAGGAGAAGTCGTAGAAGTTTCAGAAAGCTTGATGGATGCAGTCACAGGGCTATCGGGTTCGGGTCCGGCTTACGTAGCGCTCATGGTAGAAGCACTTGCGGATGGTGGAGTCTTCTCAGGTTTACCAAGAGCAATAGCCAACCAACTTGCCCTACAAACCGTACTGGGAACAGCAAAGCTTCTCCATGAAACAAAAATTCATCCAGCAGAACTTAAAGATCGCGTTACCAGTCCTGGTGGTACGACAATTGCTGGCATTGCTCAACTAGAGCAAGCTTCTTTTCGTTCGGCTTTAATTCAAGCAGTTAAAGCCGCTACAGCACGCTCTCAGGAATTGGGTCGTGGCTAA
- a CDS encoding cell division protein SepF has protein sequence MNNIFSKLRDFVGLNEPVEYYYEEEPDTESYQNLYQEQNASQQTPQEPTPANRRWREPVPTIGNDIAAGSKPMSNVIGMPGAMNGISEVLVLEPRTFEEMPQAIQALRERKSVVLNLTIMDPDQAQRAVDFVAGGTYALDGHQERIGESIFLFTPSCVQVSTQTGVLHEVPQPPARPRPTTTPNQTWGNDANRVAQ, from the coding sequence ATGAACAATATATTTTCTAAGCTGAGAGACTTCGTTGGTCTAAATGAGCCAGTAGAGTATTACTATGAAGAAGAACCCGATACAGAAAGCTACCAAAATCTGTATCAGGAACAAAATGCGTCTCAACAAACACCACAAGAACCTACACCAGCTAATCGACGTTGGCGCGAACCTGTGCCTACAATAGGAAATGATATAGCAGCAGGTTCTAAGCCGATGAGTAATGTTATTGGTATGCCAGGAGCAATGAATGGAATTTCAGAAGTATTGGTGCTAGAGCCACGCACCTTTGAAGAAATGCCCCAGGCAATTCAAGCATTGCGAGAGCGTAAGTCAGTTGTGTTAAATTTAACAATCATGGACCCAGATCAAGCACAACGGGCAGTAGACTTTGTTGCAGGTGGAACTTACGCGTTAGATGGACATCAAGAACGCATCGGCGAGAGCATATTCTTGTTTACACCAAGCTGCGTACAAGTGAGCACTCAGACGGGTGTTCTGCACGAAGTACCTCAACCACCTGCGCGTCCGCGCCCTACAACAACCCCAAATCAAACTTGGGGAAATGACGCCAACCGCGTAGCACAGTAG
- a CDS encoding YggS family pyridoxal phosphate-dependent enzyme has protein sequence MSSSPKERIIAIQSSLPSSVRLIAVTKQVTSEMMRYAYAAGIRDFGESRIQEAATKQRELQDLPDITWHFIGHLQSNKAKLAIEHFEWIHSVDSLKLAQRLNQLAQQLGRSPFVCLQVKIKSDPNKSGWTVPQLLEDLSQLNECKNLQINGLMTIPPLGLNDSEILDVFYRTRDLAREIQDKNLSNIKMHQLSMGMSGDYQLAIQAGTTMVRLGTILFGERP, from the coding sequence ATGAGTAGTTCGCCCAAGGAACGTATTATTGCCATTCAGTCCTCTCTCCCAAGTTCAGTTCGGTTAATTGCTGTTACCAAGCAAGTCACCTCTGAAATGATGCGCTATGCCTATGCTGCCGGGATTCGCGATTTTGGAGAGAGTCGCATCCAAGAGGCAGCAACCAAACAACGTGAGTTGCAAGATTTACCAGATATTACCTGGCACTTTATTGGTCACTTGCAAAGCAACAAAGCAAAACTTGCCATAGAACACTTTGAGTGGATACATTCTGTGGATAGTTTGAAACTGGCTCAACGCTTAAACCAATTAGCACAGCAATTGGGACGAAGCCCTTTTGTTTGCCTGCAAGTGAAAATCAAGAGCGATCCTAACAAGTCAGGTTGGACTGTACCACAGTTACTAGAAGATTTATCACAACTTAATGAGTGTAAAAATCTACAAATTAATGGTTTGATGACAATTCCACCACTGGGATTAAATGATTCCGAGATACTGGATGTGTTTTATCGCACTCGAGACCTAGCTAGAGAAATTCAAGACAAAAATTTATCTAACATAAAAATGCACCAACTGAGCATGGGTATGTCAGGCGATTACCAACTGGCAATACAAGCAGGTACAACGATGGTCAGATTGGGAACCATTTTATTTGGTGAAAGACCTTAA
- the pipX gene encoding transcriptional coactivator PipX has translation MYSENSETYINHPTWGLLYRICMVDENQELFTTLYAQRLFFLVTTDAKGLKFQSIGRTEARMLLETRLRNLRRSGQSQEYDQLHSVFQRTFQ, from the coding sequence ATGTACTCAGAAAACTCGGAAACTTACATAAATCATCCAACTTGGGGTTTGCTTTATAGGATTTGTATGGTGGACGAGAACCAGGAGTTGTTCACTACGCTTTACGCACAGCGCTTGTTCTTTTTAGTAACAACTGATGCAAAGGGTCTCAAATTCCAGTCAATTGGACGTACAGAAGCAAGAATGTTATTAGAAACCCGTTTACGGAATTTACGACGTAGCGGACAATCACAAGAGTACGATCAGCTTCACAGTGTTTTCCAACGCACCTTCCAATGA